A window of the Kosakonia radicincitans DSM 16656 genome harbors these coding sequences:
- a CDS encoding YfeC-like transcriptional regulator: MLKERMTPEELASLTGYSRQTINKWVRKEGWITSPKPGVQGGKARLVHVNEQVRAFIRSAQRSEEPAPAMRTISNNSLEALLISLAKEMTDAEQKQLTSLLLRDGITGLLQRLGIRNQK, encoded by the coding sequence ATGCTCAAGGAACGAATGACACCAGAAGAGTTAGCCAGTCTTACCGGGTACAGCCGGCAAACCATCAATAAATGGGTGCGCAAAGAAGGCTGGATCACCTCGCCAAAACCCGGAGTGCAAGGAGGAAAAGCCCGGCTGGTGCATGTGAATGAGCAAGTCCGCGCCTTTATTCGCAGCGCACAGCGTAGCGAAGAGCCAGCCCCTGCGATGCGTACTATCAGCAACAACTCACTTGAAGCTTTGCTTATTTCGTTGGCGAAAGAGATGACCGACGCCGAGCAAAAGCAGCTCACCTCTCTACTCTTACGTGACGGCATAACCGGGTTATTGCAACGTCTTGGCATCCGCAATCAGAAATAA
- a CDS encoding EAL domain-containing protein, whose protein sequence is MTYEKYSCIRKFLLALILCLVALSVSRFISPRAVVDSSTLFLAWLPLSVMLAIIFLFGRHGIIPIIISFAVVNESTFHLPYTEAAVLLFCQLFPVLAVCAIVRWRLGARWRHGMPNRDIAVRVVWMGFVAPVGIKASMYIAGAWFNYPINISNFFGSGAIIFSIIDIQSLICAALIFTMIIYYPLRMIINPRFARTFWYRNRQPFLSAKNRLFMLGWLGALVTTVIILCSPFKTDYIAGYLVPIIFILFTLGISRLSYSFITLSWSVSAFMLLAYNNNFLQGVNSDYSLAFVMSVLISFTICMLYMTQVFHRNEWLKRRWQLQAMSDPLTGLPNLRALEKQMEQQPNGVVCCLHMKNMEFLSKHFGMMMRVHVKRCVTRQLQSLLQEGERFFQLPGCELLLLLNGPETAARLQHMTDYLNSRRIFWNNVGLDIEFGASWGELHAYGEALHQTLGQLSWLAEEASVGHQVLALTNSLQAVADQTTDRVLLLNKVKRALDENGIQLYGQPIVDAQGKGYQEILTRLISEGEIITPDQFIPVIAQFNLGTRFDMLVVERLLQWMQQHPQNNQSARFSVNLMPMTLMQKAFAPQFLALFERYAIAPQAVIIEITEEQAFSNSEVSILNILQLRQAGFKIAIDDFGTGYANFERLKRLQADIIKIDGCFVRDILQDQQDVMIVKAICELAKAKSLTVVAEYVENEAQRELLLEAGVDYLQGYLFGKPQPLADGE, encoded by the coding sequence ATGACATATGAAAAATACAGTTGTATAAGAAAATTTCTGCTCGCGTTAATTTTATGCCTGGTAGCGCTTTCTGTTTCTCGTTTTATTTCACCGCGCGCAGTTGTCGATTCCTCTACGCTATTTCTGGCATGGCTACCATTAAGCGTAATGCTGGCGATTATTTTTTTATTCGGCCGTCATGGAATAATTCCAATAATCATTAGCTTTGCCGTAGTGAATGAGAGCACATTTCATCTCCCGTATACGGAAGCGGCGGTATTGTTATTCTGCCAGTTATTCCCGGTACTTGCAGTCTGCGCTATTGTGCGCTGGCGGCTTGGCGCGCGCTGGCGTCACGGTATGCCAAATAGAGACATAGCGGTACGCGTGGTGTGGATGGGATTTGTTGCGCCTGTTGGCATTAAGGCGTCAATGTATATTGCCGGAGCCTGGTTTAACTATCCGATTAATATCTCGAATTTTTTCGGTTCCGGAGCAATCATTTTCTCCATAATTGATATACAAAGTCTGATTTGCGCAGCGCTCATTTTTACCATGATTATCTATTATCCGTTACGGATGATAATCAATCCGCGTTTTGCCCGAACATTCTGGTATCGCAATCGTCAGCCTTTTTTATCAGCTAAAAACCGATTATTTATGCTGGGCTGGCTGGGGGCGTTAGTTACGACCGTTATTATATTGTGCTCACCTTTTAAAACCGACTATATTGCCGGATATTTAGTACCGATTATTTTCATCCTTTTTACGCTGGGGATCAGCAGGTTAAGTTATTCATTTATTACACTTAGCTGGTCTGTTTCGGCGTTTATGCTGCTGGCTTATAACAATAACTTCCTGCAGGGGGTAAATTCCGACTACTCGCTGGCGTTTGTCATGTCAGTGTTGATCAGCTTTACCATTTGCATGTTGTATATGACGCAGGTTTTTCACCGCAATGAGTGGCTGAAAAGACGCTGGCAGTTACAGGCAATGAGCGATCCGCTGACCGGTCTGCCAAATCTTCGCGCGCTGGAAAAACAGATGGAACAACAGCCCAACGGCGTGGTGTGTTGTCTGCACATGAAGAATATGGAGTTTCTCAGCAAGCATTTCGGCATGATGATGCGGGTGCATGTGAAGCGCTGCGTTACCCGGCAGCTACAATCCCTGTTGCAGGAAGGCGAGCGTTTTTTCCAGTTGCCAGGCTGTGAACTGTTGCTGCTGTTAAACGGGCCGGAAACGGCGGCACGCTTACAGCATATGACCGATTATCTGAACAGTCGTCGCATCTTCTGGAACAACGTCGGCCTTGATATCGAATTTGGCGCCTCCTGGGGGGAGCTGCACGCGTACGGCGAAGCGCTGCATCAGACGCTGGGGCAATTGAGCTGGCTGGCAGAGGAGGCCAGCGTCGGGCATCAGGTACTGGCTCTTACCAACAGTTTACAGGCGGTAGCTGACCAGACGACGGACCGTGTTTTGCTGCTTAATAAGGTTAAACGCGCGCTGGATGAAAATGGCATTCAGCTTTATGGCCAGCCGATTGTTGATGCGCAAGGGAAGGGATATCAGGAAATTCTCACCCGGCTTATCAGCGAGGGTGAAATCATTACGCCGGATCAATTTATCCCGGTTATCGCGCAGTTCAACCTGGGAACACGCTTCGATATGCTGGTGGTTGAACGCCTGTTGCAATGGATGCAGCAGCATCCGCAAAACAACCAGTCTGCGCGTTTTTCAGTGAATCTGATGCCAATGACGCTGATGCAAAAAGCGTTTGCTCCGCAATTTCTGGCACTGTTTGAGCGCTATGCGATAGCGCCGCAGGCGGTGATTATTGAGATCACCGAAGAGCAGGCTTTTTCTAACTCTGAGGTGAGCATTCTTAACATCCTGCAATTGCGCCAGGCGGGATTCAAAATTGCTATTGACGATTTCGGTACCGGTTATGCCAACTTTGAGCGCCTGAAACGGCTACAAGCGGATATCATCAAAATCGATGGCTGTTTCGTACGGGATATTCTTCAGGATCAGCAAGATGTGATGATTGTGAAAGCCATTTGCGAGTTGGCGAAAGCGAAATCGCTTACCGTTGTGGCAGAGTATGTGGAAAACGAAGCGCAACGCGAACTGCTGCTGGAAGCGGGAGTGGATTATCTGCAAGGATATTTGTTTGGCAAGCCGCAACCGCTGGCTGATGGCGAATAA
- a CDS encoding NupC/NupG family nucleoside CNT transporter, translating into MSRVLHFVLALAVVALLALLFSSDRKKVRIRFVIQLLVIEVLLAWFFLNSDIGLGFVKGFSEMFEKLLGFANEGTNFVFGKMNDEGLAFFFLKVLCPIVFISALIGILQHIRVLPIIIRAIGTVLSKVNGMGKLESFNAVSSLILGQSENFIAYKDILGKMSRNRMYTMAATAMSTVSMSIVGAYMTMLQPKYVVAALVLNMFSTFIVLSLINPYRVEESEENLQMAKLHEGQSFFEMLGEYILAGFKVAIIVAAMLIGFIALISGLNALFAAIFGISFQGILGYIFYPIAWVLGVPAHEALQVASIMATKLVSNEFVAMMDLQKIAANLSPRSEGILSVFLVSFANFSSIGIIAGAIKGLNEEQGNVVSRFGLKLVYGSTLVSVLSAAIAALVI; encoded by the coding sequence ATGTCCCGCGTTCTGCACTTTGTACTGGCGCTTGCTGTTGTGGCGCTGCTTGCCCTGCTCTTCAGCAGCGATCGCAAGAAGGTCCGCATTCGTTTTGTTATTCAACTGCTGGTGATTGAAGTTTTACTGGCCTGGTTCTTCCTGAACTCTGACATTGGCCTTGGCTTCGTAAAAGGCTTCTCCGAAATGTTTGAAAAACTGCTCGGTTTTGCTAACGAAGGTACTAACTTCGTCTTCGGTAAAATGAATGACGAAGGCCTGGCGTTCTTCTTCCTGAAAGTGCTGTGCCCGATCGTCTTTATTTCTGCATTGATCGGTATTCTGCAACACATTCGTGTGCTGCCAATCATTATTCGCGCCATCGGGACGGTGCTTTCCAAAGTTAACGGCATGGGCAAACTGGAGTCCTTTAACGCCGTCAGCTCCCTGATTCTGGGTCAGTCCGAAAACTTTATCGCCTATAAAGATATCCTCGGCAAAATGTCACGCAACCGCATGTACACCATGGCCGCGACAGCAATGTCTACGGTTTCCATGTCCATCGTCGGCGCGTACATGACCATGCTCCAGCCGAAATATGTGGTGGCGGCGCTGGTACTGAACATGTTCAGCACCTTTATTGTTCTGTCGCTGATCAACCCGTACCGTGTTGAAGAGAGCGAAGAAAACCTGCAGATGGCAAAACTGCACGAAGGTCAGAGCTTCTTCGAAATGCTGGGTGAATACATTCTGGCGGGCTTTAAAGTGGCGATTATCGTGGCGGCAATGTTGATCGGCTTTATCGCGCTGATCTCCGGCCTGAACGCGCTGTTTGCTGCTATTTTCGGCATCTCCTTCCAGGGTATTCTCGGTTACATCTTCTATCCGATCGCCTGGGTTCTGGGTGTGCCGGCGCACGAAGCATTGCAGGTAGCCAGCATCATGGCAACCAAACTGGTGTCTAACGAATTCGTGGCAATGATGGATCTGCAAAAAATCGCAGCTAACCTCTCCCCGCGCTCTGAAGGCATCCTGTCAGTGTTCCTTGTTTCCTTCGCAAACTTCTCCTCTATCGGCATTATCGCTGGCGCGATCAAAGGCCTGAATGAAGAGCAAGGCAACGTCGTTTCCCGCTTTGGTCTGAAGCTGGTGTACGGCTCGACGCTGGTCAGCGTGCTCTCTGCCGCCATCGCCGCGCTGGTGATCTGA
- a CDS encoding Nramp family divalent metal transporter: protein MNNSRVENSSGRAARKLKLALMGPAFIAAIGYIDPGNFATNIQAGASFGYQLLWVVVWANVMAMLIQLLSAKLGIATGKNLAEQIRDHYPRPLVWFYWIQAEIIAMATDLAEFIGAAIGFKLILGVSLLQGAVLTGIATFLILMLQRRGQKPLEKVIGGLLLFVAAAYIVELVFSQPKLAQLAQGIIIPSLPGTDAVFLAAGVLGATIMPHVIYLHSSLTQHLHQGTQHERYSATKWDVGIAMTIAGFVNLAMMATAAAAFHFNGHTGVADLDQAYLTLEPLLSHAAATIFGLSLVAAGLSSTVVGTLAGQVVMQGFVRFHIPLWVRRSITMMPSFIVIWLGLDPTRILVMSQVLLSFGIALALVPLLVFTSDRKLMGGLVNSALVNRIGWLIVVLVVSLNGWLLVGTLADL, encoded by the coding sequence ATGAACAATAGTCGCGTTGAGAATAGCAGTGGGCGTGCAGCGCGCAAGTTAAAGCTGGCGTTAATGGGGCCTGCGTTTATTGCCGCGATTGGCTACATCGATCCGGGAAATTTCGCCACCAATATCCAGGCAGGGGCCAGCTTTGGCTACCAGTTGCTGTGGGTTGTCGTGTGGGCCAACGTTATGGCGATGTTGATCCAGTTGCTGTCTGCCAAACTCGGTATCGCCACCGGAAAAAATCTCGCTGAGCAGATCCGCGATCACTATCCGCGTCCGCTGGTGTGGTTTTACTGGATTCAGGCGGAAATCATCGCCATGGCGACCGATCTGGCTGAATTTATTGGCGCTGCGATTGGCTTCAAATTGATCCTTGGCGTTTCACTTCTGCAAGGCGCAGTACTCACTGGTATTGCGACATTCCTTATTTTGATGCTGCAGCGTCGCGGGCAAAAACCGCTTGAGAAAGTCATTGGCGGGCTGTTGTTGTTTGTGGCGGCGGCATACATTGTTGAGCTGGTCTTTTCGCAGCCGAAGCTGGCGCAACTGGCGCAAGGTATTATCATCCCCAGTTTGCCGGGAACGGATGCCGTGTTCCTTGCCGCTGGTGTGCTTGGCGCAACCATCATGCCACACGTGATTTACCTGCATTCGTCGCTGACGCAGCATCTGCATCAGGGCACGCAGCACGAGCGCTACTCTGCAACAAAATGGGACGTGGGCATTGCCATGACCATTGCCGGCTTTGTTAACCTGGCGATGATGGCGACGGCAGCGGCGGCGTTTCATTTCAACGGACATACCGGCGTGGCCGATCTCGATCAGGCTTATCTGACGCTGGAACCGCTTTTAAGCCATGCTGCGGCAACCATTTTTGGTCTGAGCCTGGTGGCGGCAGGTCTCTCTTCCACCGTGGTGGGGACGCTGGCGGGACAGGTGGTGATGCAGGGATTTGTCCGCTTTCACATTCCGCTGTGGGTGCGCCGCAGCATTACCATGATGCCGTCGTTTATCGTGATCTGGCTGGGGCTTGATCCGACCCGCATTCTGGTGATGAGCCAGGTGCTGTTGAGCTTCGGCATCGCACTGGCACTGGTGCCGTTACTGGTCTTTACCAGCGACCGTAAATTGATGGGCGGGCTGGTAAACAGCGCGCTGGTAAACCGCATAGGCTGGTTAATTGTGGTGCTGGTGGTGAGCTTGAATGGCTGGCTGCTGGTCGGAACACTTGCAGATTTATAA
- the ypeC gene encoding DUF2502 domain-containing protein YpeC — MFRSLILAAVLMASAPLVANAGEITLLPSIKLQIGDRDNYGNYWDGGRWRDRDYWGRHYEWRGNRWYRHDRGWHRGWDKHDAYERGYREGWRDRDDHRGPGRGHHH, encoded by the coding sequence ATGTTCAGGTCACTGATTCTGGCAGCAGTGTTAATGGCTTCAGCGCCGCTGGTCGCTAATGCTGGCGAAATCACCCTGTTGCCGTCGATTAAATTACAAATTGGCGATCGCGATAACTATGGTAACTACTGGGACGGCGGACGCTGGCGTGACCGGGACTACTGGGGCCGCCACTATGAATGGCGCGGTAATCGCTGGTACAGACACGATCGTGGTTGGCATCGCGGCTGGGATAAACACGATGCTTACGAGCGCGGCTATCGTGAAGGCTGGCGTGACCGTGATGATCATCGCGGCCCAGGGCGCGGCCATCACCACTAA
- the mgrA gene encoding L-glyceraldehyde 3-phosphate reductase, protein MAYQADPGRYQNMAYRRCGDSGLKLPAISLGLWHNFGDTTLLENSRQLLRHAFNLGITHFDLANNYGPPPGSAERNFGRILHEDFHSLRDELIISTKAGYTMWDGPYGDWGSRKYLIASLDQSLHRMGLEYVDIFYHHRPDPETPLKETMRALDHIVRQGKALYVGLSNYPAAQAREAIDILNDLGTPCLIHQPKYSMFERWVEDGLLDVLQEKGVGSIAFSPLAGGQLTDRYLQGIPADSRAASGSRFLNPEQLTTQKLDIVRALNALAQRRGQKLSQMALAWVLRDDKVTSVLIGASKISQLDDAVGMLENRHFTADERAEIDAILDGTK, encoded by the coding sequence ATGGCTTATCAGGCAGATCCTGGGCGTTATCAAAACATGGCTTATCGTCGCTGCGGCGACAGCGGATTAAAGCTTCCGGCCATTTCCCTTGGGCTGTGGCACAATTTTGGTGATACCACGCTGCTGGAAAACAGCCGTCAGTTATTGCGGCACGCTTTCAATCTCGGTATTACGCACTTTGACCTTGCCAATAACTATGGACCACCGCCGGGATCGGCTGAACGCAATTTTGGTCGCATACTGCATGAGGATTTTCACTCCCTGCGGGATGAACTGATTATCTCCACTAAAGCCGGTTACACCATGTGGGATGGCCCGTATGGCGACTGGGGTTCCCGCAAGTATTTGATTGCCAGCCTCGATCAAAGCCTGCATCGGATGGGGCTTGAGTATGTGGATATTTTCTACCATCACCGCCCGGACCCGGAAACACCGCTGAAAGAGACGATGCGCGCGCTGGATCATATTGTGCGCCAGGGCAAAGCGCTGTATGTCGGCCTGTCTAACTACCCGGCAGCACAGGCGCGGGAAGCAATTGATATTCTTAATGATCTGGGAACACCTTGCCTGATCCATCAGCCCAAATATTCGATGTTTGAGCGCTGGGTTGAAGACGGATTGCTGGACGTGCTGCAGGAAAAAGGGGTGGGCAGCATTGCCTTCTCTCCGCTGGCTGGCGGCCAGCTAACCGACCGCTATTTGCAGGGGATCCCAGCGGATTCGCGCGCTGCCAGCGGCAGCCGTTTTCTGAATCCGGAGCAGCTCACCACACAAAAACTGGACATCGTGCGCGCGTTGAATGCGTTGGCGCAACGGCGTGGTCAGAAGCTGTCGCAGATGGCGCTGGCATGGGTACTGCGGGATGATAAGGTGACGTCAGTGCTGATTGGTGCCAGCAAGATAAGCCAGCTTGACGATGCGGTTGGCATGCTGGAAAACCGTCACTTCACTGCGGATGAACGTGCTGAGATCGATGCGATTCTGGACGGTACAAAATAA
- a CDS encoding alpha-keto acid decarboxylase family protein, with amino-acid sequence MQSDYSIADYLLDRLAGCGIHHLFGVPGDYNLQFLDHVIQHPAVQWVGCANELNAAYAADGYGRCRGASALLTTFGVGELSAINGVAGSYAEYVPLLHIVGAPCSGVQQRGELLHHTLGDGDFHHFYRMSEPVTAARAILTAQNACYEIDRVLEVMLTQSRPGYLMLPADVAKMPAIPPVNALKISPFPVNEACLNAFRQHAQAMLSAGSCVALLADFLARRFGVHKMLQCWMKDSPLPHATLLMGKGLFDETQPGFVGTYSGAASPAPVREAIEGADTLICIGTRFTDTLTAGFTQRLAQERTIEIQPFAARVGNVWFSGIPMREAINALIPLVRARAHSVANHRPSQVAHAPVHQGTLNQETFWQTVQEFIRPDDILLADQGTAAFGAASLRLPAGADLLVQPLWGSIGFCLPAAFGAQTACPERRVVLITGDGAAQLTIQELGSMLRDGQRPIILLLNNDGYTVERAIHGAKQRYNDIARWNWTHLPHALSVDCQAECWRVSETVQLAEALKAAAHHHRLALIEVMLPKNDLPDLLREVTHALEARNS; translated from the coding sequence ATGCAAAGTGATTACTCAATTGCCGACTACTTACTCGACAGGCTTGCTGGCTGCGGTATCCACCACCTTTTTGGCGTGCCGGGCGACTATAACCTGCAATTTCTCGATCATGTGATTCAACACCCGGCTGTGCAGTGGGTGGGTTGTGCAAATGAACTTAATGCCGCCTATGCCGCTGATGGTTATGGGCGTTGTCGGGGAGCGAGTGCGTTATTAACCACCTTCGGCGTGGGCGAACTGAGCGCAATCAACGGCGTTGCTGGCAGCTATGCCGAATATGTTCCGCTATTACATATCGTTGGTGCGCCCTGTAGCGGCGTACAGCAACGGGGTGAATTGCTGCACCACACGCTTGGCGACGGCGATTTCCACCATTTTTACCGGATGAGTGAGCCGGTCACCGCCGCACGCGCCATTTTAACAGCGCAAAATGCCTGCTATGAGATCGATCGTGTGCTCGAAGTGATGCTGACACAGTCCCGTCCAGGCTATCTGATGCTGCCTGCTGATGTGGCGAAAATGCCTGCCATTCCGCCTGTAAACGCTCTCAAAATTTCCCCGTTCCCGGTAAACGAAGCGTGCCTGAATGCCTTTCGTCAGCATGCGCAGGCGATGTTATCAGCCGGTTCCTGCGTGGCGTTGCTGGCCGATTTTCTCGCCCGCCGTTTTGGTGTTCATAAAATGCTGCAATGCTGGATGAAAGATTCGCCGCTGCCGCACGCCACGCTGTTGATGGGGAAAGGGTTATTTGATGAAACGCAACCCGGTTTTGTTGGCACCTACAGCGGCGCGGCCAGCCCGGCGCCAGTGCGAGAGGCGATAGAGGGTGCGGATACGCTAATCTGCATCGGTACACGTTTTACCGATACGCTGACCGCCGGGTTTACCCAGCGACTTGCGCAGGAGCGTACCATTGAAATCCAGCCGTTTGCCGCCCGCGTCGGCAATGTGTGGTTTAGCGGTATTCCGATGCGGGAGGCGATAAATGCATTGATTCCCCTCGTGCGTGCCAGAGCGCATTCCGTAGCAAATCATCGCCCGTCGCAGGTTGCTCATGCCCCGGTTCATCAGGGGACACTTAATCAGGAGACATTCTGGCAGACCGTACAGGAATTTATTCGTCCTGATGACATTTTGCTGGCGGATCAGGGCACGGCGGCGTTTGGCGCAGCCTCCCTGCGTCTGCCTGCCGGAGCGGATCTGCTGGTACAGCCGCTATGGGGATCAATTGGTTTTTGCCTGCCCGCCGCGTTTGGCGCGCAAACCGCCTGCCCGGAACGCCGGGTGGTGTTGATCACTGGCGATGGCGCGGCGCAACTGACGATTCAGGAACTGGGATCGATGCTGCGTGACGGGCAACGGCCGATCATTTTACTGCTCAACAATGATGGCTATACGGTCGAACGCGCTATTCACGGCGCAAAACAGCGCTATAACGACATTGCCCGCTGGAACTGGACCCATCTTCCCCATGCTTTAAGCGTGGACTGCCAGGCAGAATGTTGGCGCGTGAGTGAAACCGTGCAATTGGCGGAAGCGCTGAAAGCGGCGGCGCATCACCACCGCCTTGCGTTGATAGAAGTGATGCTGCCAAAAAACGATCTGCCGGATCTGCTACGGGAAGTCACCCACGCGCTCGAAGCGCGTAACAGCTAA
- a CDS encoding ion channel protein yields the protein MLHPRARTLLLLALPALTIGVASSLVLQLVMKIASLLQAVLWSGIPWQLGIAPDSPGWILSILTLTGIAVGLVIRFSREHGGPDPVTVPLINAPVSVKALPGLVLALILGLAGGVSLGPEHPVMVLNIALAVALGTRIFPRVAPLDWTILASAGTLGALFGTPVAAALVFSQTLTASNDVPLWDRLFAPLMAAAAGALTTSLFSLPHFALPIPHYPQLHIVDIISGAVVTVFAIALGMVAVWCLPRLHRLMHKLHNPVIVLGVGGFLLGLLGIIGGPVTLFKGLDEMQQLAFAQTLTVTDYLLFAVVKLAALVVAAACGFRGGRIFPAVFVGVALGLMLHEHVDAVPAAVTVSCAVLGMVLVVTRDGWLSLFLAAVVVPDTTLLPLLCIVILPAWLLLAGKPMMIVPRRDQ from the coding sequence ATGCTTCATCCGCGAGCCAGAACACTGTTACTGCTGGCCCTGCCTGCGTTGACTATCGGCGTGGCCTCCAGCCTTGTGCTGCAATTGGTAATGAAGATCGCTTCGCTGCTGCAAGCCGTTTTGTGGAGCGGCATTCCGTGGCAACTGGGCATTGCGCCCGATTCGCCAGGCTGGATCTTATCAATACTGACGCTAACCGGGATCGCCGTTGGTCTGGTGATCCGTTTCAGTCGCGAACACGGTGGTCCGGATCCGGTGACCGTCCCGCTGATCAATGCGCCAGTGTCCGTCAAAGCATTGCCCGGCCTGGTGCTGGCGCTGATCCTCGGGCTGGCGGGTGGCGTTAGCCTTGGGCCGGAACATCCGGTAATGGTGCTAAATATTGCGCTCGCGGTGGCGCTGGGCACACGCATCTTCCCGCGCGTAGCGCCGCTGGACTGGACCATCCTCGCCTCGGCGGGCACCCTTGGCGCGCTGTTCGGTACGCCGGTAGCGGCAGCGCTAGTATTTTCACAAACCCTGACCGCCAGCAATGACGTGCCGCTGTGGGACCGTTTATTCGCGCCGCTGATGGCCGCCGCGGCTGGCGCGCTGACCACCAGCTTGTTCTCCCTGCCCCATTTTGCCCTGCCAATCCCCCATTATCCCCAGTTGCATATCGTCGATATCATCAGCGGCGCGGTGGTCACTGTTTTTGCCATCGCGCTGGGTATGGTTGCCGTCTGGTGCCTGCCGCGCCTGCACCGGTTGATGCACAAGCTGCATAACCCGGTGATAGTTCTTGGCGTTGGCGGCTTCCTGCTTGGCCTGTTGGGGATCATTGGTGGCCCGGTCACGCTGTTTAAGGGGCTGGACGAGATGCAACAACTGGCCTTCGCCCAGACGCTAACGGTGACGGATTACCTGCTGTTTGCGGTGGTAAAACTGGCTGCACTGGTGGTTGCTGCCGCTTGCGGTTTTCGCGGCGGGCGTATTTTTCCGGCGGTGTTTGTCGGTGTGGCGCTAGGGCTGATGCTGCATGAGCATGTTGATGCCGTACCCGCCGCCGTGACGGTTTCTTGCGCGGTGCTCGGTATGGTGCTGGTGGTAACGCGCGATGGCTGGCTGAGCCTGTTTCTTGCCGCCGTGGTGGTGCCGGATACCACGTTGCTGCCGCTGTTGTGCATCGTGATCCTTCCCGCCTGGCTGCTGCTTGCCGGGAAACCGATGATGATTGTTCCCCGGCGCGATCAATAA
- the glk gene encoding glucokinase, with protein sequence MTKYALVGDVGGTNARLALCDVDSGDISRAKTYSGLDYPSLEAVVRVYLEEHDVSVEDGCIAIACPITGDWVAMTNHTWAFSIAEMKKNLGFAHLEIINDFTAVSMAIPMLKKDHLIQFGGGEAVEGKPIAVYGAGTGLGVAHLVHVDKRWVSLPGEGGHVDFAPNSEEEGIILEELRAEIGHVSAERVLSGPGLVNLYRAIVKSDGRLPENLQPKDVTERALADSCIDCRRALSLFCVIMGRFGGNLALNLGTFGGVYIAGGIVPRFLDFFTASGFRGGFEDKGRFKSYVQDIPVYLIVHDNPGLLGSGAHLRQTLGHFL encoded by the coding sequence ATGACAAAGTATGCTTTAGTGGGAGACGTGGGCGGTACCAACGCGCGCTTAGCGTTGTGCGATGTCGACAGTGGTGATATCTCCCGGGCCAAAACTTATTCCGGCCTCGATTACCCGAGCCTGGAAGCCGTAGTGCGCGTTTATCTTGAAGAACATGACGTCAGCGTGGAAGACGGCTGCATCGCTATTGCTTGTCCGATTACCGGCGACTGGGTGGCGATGACGAATCACACATGGGCTTTCTCGATTGCGGAAATGAAGAAAAACCTCGGCTTTGCGCATCTGGAAATTATTAATGATTTTACCGCCGTATCAATGGCGATCCCGATGCTGAAAAAAGATCACCTGATCCAGTTTGGCGGCGGTGAGGCGGTGGAAGGCAAGCCGATCGCTGTTTACGGTGCTGGTACGGGTCTTGGCGTTGCACATCTGGTGCATGTCGATAAACGCTGGGTGAGCCTGCCGGGCGAAGGCGGTCACGTCGATTTCGCACCGAACAGTGAAGAAGAGGGGATTATCCTCGAAGAACTGCGCGCGGAAATCGGCCATGTCTCCGCCGAACGTGTGCTCTCTGGTCCTGGGCTGGTCAATCTTTACCGGGCGATTGTGAAATCTGACGGTCGTTTACCGGAGAATCTGCAACCCAAAGATGTTACCGAACGAGCGCTGGCGGACAGTTGCATTGACTGCCGCCGCGCATTGTCGTTGTTCTGCGTCATTATGGGGCGTTTTGGCGGTAACCTGGCGCTGAATCTCGGTACATTCGGCGGGGTGTATATCGCGGGCGGGATCGTGCCTCGCTTCCTTGATTTCTTTACCGCCTCCGGTTTCCGTGGCGGCTTTGAAGATAAAGGGCGTTTCAAGTCCTATGTGCAGGACATTCCGGTCTATCTGATTGTGCACGATAACCCCGGCTTGCTCGGCTCTGGTGCACATCTGCGCCAGACGCTGGGGCATTTCCTTTAA